From Coccinella septempunctata chromosome 4, icCocSept1.1, whole genome shotgun sequence, a single genomic window includes:
- the LOC123310655 gene encoding zinc finger protein 567-like codes for MNDDPTLYETCKDTSSTYDEDICSTCLRKNSGAIKITDLDYDGRTFLEKLEACVFPKLEVHRENVPRICRVCITSLNLSFKFKKTATDSLRTLKYISEKNVEYDDEEIDIKMESDFPNDNELDNSELDNAVLVLTKLTNGETSRNIIELNCRECSLTFREQSEYEEHMVKSHNKKLVCELCGKPFKTYSRLKEHVASHTREKNYNCTNCNKAFSRMSSLKRHMTTHYAPPGQKSKKTPFLCTICGKNFPFSNGATRHMRIHLGIKTHECQICHKQFNQSTHLQVHMRTHSGEKPYICEICGDCFSLKAGLHKHMKTKHKQEDKLDNTQNNVFFT; via the exons AAGACACCTCTTCCACATACGATGAGGATATTTGTTCCACttgtttgagaaaaaattcTGGTGCGATTAAAATAACGGACTTAGATTATGATGGTCGAACtttccttgaaaaattggaagCTTGTGTTTTCCCCAAACTG GAGGTGCACCGAGAAAACGTTCCTAGAATATGCCGTGTTTGTATTACCTCATTAAACCTatccttcaaattcaaaaagaCTGCAACAGATTCGTTGAGGACACTTAAATATATCTCTGAAAAAAATGTCGAATACGATGACGAAG aaattgatataaaaatggaGTCAGATTTCCCAAACGATAATGAACTTGATAACAGTGAATTAGACAATGCAGTCCTTGTTCTCACCAAACTCACTAATGGTGAAACGAGTCGAAATATCATAGAACTGAATTGTAGAGAATGTTCACTAACGTTTAGAGAACAATCTGAATACGAGGAACATATGGTTAAGAGTCATAATAAAAAGTTGGTGTGCGAACTTTGTGGAAAACCGTTTAAAACCTACTCTAGATTGAAGGAACATGTAGCATCCCACACAAGGGAGAAAAATTATAACTGCACCAATTGTAATAAGGCATTCTCTCGAATGTCTTCATTAAAACGACACATGACAACTCATTACGCACCTCCAGGACAAAAGTCAAAGAAGACACCTTTTCTTTGTACGATTTGCGGTAAAAATTTCCCTTTTTCTAATGGGGCAACAAGACATATGAGGATTCACTTAGGGATTAAAACACATGAATGTCAAATTTGCCATAAGCAGTTCAACCAGTCTACTCATTTGCAAGTTCATATGAGAACACACAGTGGGGAAAAGCCATACATTTGTGAAATTTGTGGTGATTGTTTTAGTTTGAAAGCCGGATTACATaaacatatgaaaacaaaacataaacaagaAGATAAGTTGGACAACACTCAAAATAATGTATTCTTCACTTGA